From Plasmodium yoelii strain 17X genome assembly, chromosome: 7, one genomic window encodes:
- a CDS encoding RNA-binding protein, putative, giving the protein MSSKMETPKDLSEMTDSDFSNIEDKTDDKNEPSEQNEKNEPNEPSEKNEDEKKNKKKISLKKPKKKSSISSKTSQKNNKKVIQNKTKKKTNGLLACPPPPTHPPPPPPPPFIPKEKQQNWKLKKKTNNSDINNDIISITTYPANSNNNNNNNNNNPHYRINEPHMYNKSLSIPSIPGPTPPYPSNIYNHPVSNINSPPCTNTNIKVNLQTNHNYNNNFKKNYKINNIPESESYVMTSPTLISSSAQQTNTPMNIHVDRKHTLISNNSITQNKDYPYIDIQHNNNNMLSFPSSPKQPYSNISIPPNPNYYSPNNLRPTDYIEDKIYYPNYQNNIDHNNTPKYYQPVVNAWNGAAPPPIPNNPYQGNPKFSPHDYNPEKMNYKDKPIRMDNAPYDPKPHNIIITNIPKNLTSRDIMETFKCMGNVLGAGIMMTSKGEHSGCAYVTFPNIEIAALAASRYDGGTLNNQKIKVFIE; this is encoded by the exons ATGAGTAGCAAAATGGAAACCCCCAAAGATTTGTCTGAAATGACTGATAGCGATTTTTCTAATATCGAAGACAAAactgatgataaaaatgagcCGAGTGagcaaaatgaaaaaaatgaaccaAATGAACcaagtgaaaaaaatgaggatgaaaaaaaaaataaaaagaaaatttcATTAAAGAAACCAAAGAAAAAATCATCCATATCTTCAAAAACTagccaaaaaaataataaaaaagttattcaaaataaaacaaaaaaaaaaacaaatggaCTATTAGCTTGCCCGCCTCCACCTACACATCCTCCCCCACCACCACCACCTCCATTTATTCCAAAAGAAAAACAACAAAATtggaaattaaaaaaaaaaacaaacaattctgatattaataatgatataatcTCAATAACTACTTATCCAgctaatagtaataataataataataataataataataatccaCATTATAGAATAAATGAACcacatatgtataataaaagTTTAAGCATTCCTTCCATTCCTGGTCCGACTCCTCCATATCCTTCAAACATTTATAACCATCCTGTCTCTAACATAAATTCTCCACCATGTACTAacacaaatataaaagtaaATTTACAAACAaatcataattataataataattttaaaaaaaattataaaataaataatatacctGAATCAGAATCATATGTTATGACATCTCCAACATTAATTTCATCATCTGCTCAACAAACAAATACACCAATGAATATACATGTTGATAGAAAGCATACTCTTATATCTAATAATTCGATAACTCAAAATAAAGATTATCCATATATTGATATACAacacaataataataatatgcttTCATTCCCATCAAGCCCAAAACAACCATATTCAAATATCTCAATTCCACCAAACCCTAACTACTATTCACCAAATAATTTACGTCCAACAGATTATATAgaagataaaatatattacccaaactatcaaaataatattgatcATAATAATACTCCTAAATATTACCAACCAG TCGTAAATGCCTGGAATGGCGCCGCACCGCCTCCTATTCCAAACAATCCCTATCAAGGAAATCCGAAATTTTCACCAc atGATTATAACCCCGAGAAAATGAACTATAAGGATAAGCCAATTAGAATGGACAATGCCCCTTATGATCCAAAACcacataatataattattacaaAT aTACCAAAAAATTTAACATCAAGAGATATCATGGAAACATTTAAATGTATGGGAAATGTTTTAGGAGCAGGAATTATGATGACCAGCAAG GGAGAACATTCAGGGTGTGCCTACGTGACATTCCCAAATATCGAAATCGCAGCATTGGCAGCAA gCCGATATGATGGAGGGACATTGAATAATCAGAAAATAAAAGTGTTtatagaataa
- a CDS encoding glutamyl-tRNA(Gln) amidotransferase subunit A, putative, with protein MYLHRTAIFYIIICLFNYGVFNNLQFTIIINGKKVVRTKSNIYNERTKNINKDRHMKKEKNKWLPFFVFNKARYINDRVIKKKKFHAHSAPNENNNYKESNNSHIYQIRKEILSSPGNIKSIIEKHVINKVLHGNINKYNSFSYICNIDEIYEQVTKLYEIYEQCNKLSLKLPKLFGLPIVLKDNIITKGIPTTAGSKILSNYKSSYDSTVVKKLKKHGAIIIGKTRLDEFAMGSCTGNVKNPFNEKYLSCGGSSGGSASCVGSKILNCSVNTDTGGSIRTPAALCGCIGLKPTYGRISRYGIIPYNEETDVVGLIVNNVYDCSILLDCLSGYDKNDLKSVHTKKKKYYFLLKKYEQSEIFKSEKPLKNMKFGYLSKDLLKRYFVDDVVCDHYDMVMKNIKDMGGILINTNIYKLVEYCYIYYMYSMIVANSNIARMNGINYNIPNINNENNFITKLRSNLIDENVLARIIGGSIISSYFEKNNKKRDFRRVFLIIKNKLISRLNKLFKHVNFILLPSLPRSNNIKGDCNMDISLSCEKYLKNKINLEKKCLDNMNSDNNDNKNKHNLCIENDNISNKYMYNTYMREIFLVISSITGFPSIVIPTGEFTKNFNEPQSFQLLNSKLNEHDLLKVALAYKDKMCVNKKLLHNLENRAS; from the coding sequence ATGTATCTCCATCGCACAGCAATAttctatatcataatatgtttatttaattatggCGTTTTCAATAATTTACAATTCACTATTATAATTAACGGCAAGAAGGTTGTAAGGACaaaatcaaatatatataatgaaagaacaaaaaacataaataaggATAGACATAtgaagaaagaaaaaaataaatggttaccattttttgtattcaaCAAAGCTcgatatattaatgatagggttataaaaaaaaaaaaatttcatgCACACAGTGCaccaaatgaaaataataattataaagaaTCAAATAATTCTCATATATACCAAATAAGAAAAGAAATATTATCATCCCctggaaatataaaaagtattattgaaaaacatgTTATTAACAAGGTTTTGCatggaaatataaataaatacaatagcttttcatatatatgtaacattgatgaaatatatgaacaagtcaccaaattatatgaaatttATGAACAATGTAATAAATTGTCCTTAAAATTACCAAAATTATTTGGTCTTCCTATTGTTTTAAAAgacaatataataacaaaagGTATCCCAACAACAGCAGgaagtaaaatattatcaaattataaaagttCTTATGATAGTACagttgtaaaaaaattaaaaaaacatggGGCAATTATTATTGGGAAAACGCGTTTAGATGAATTTGCAATGGGATCATGCACAGGTAATGTAAAAAATCcatttaatgaaaaatatttatcatgTGGTGGGTCATCTGGTGGTTCAGCTAGCTGTGTTGGATCAAAAATTCTGAACTGTTCAGTAAATACAGATACAGGAGGATCAATCCGAACACCCGCTGCATTGTGTGGATGTATAGGATTAAAACCTACTTATGGAAGAATAAGTAGATATGGTATTATACCATATAATGAAGAAACTGATGTAGTAGGTTTAATAGTTAATAATGTTTACGATTGTAGTATATTATTAGATTGTTTATCTggatatgataaaaatgatttaaaaagtgtgcacacaaaaaaaaaaaaatattattttttattaaaaaaatatgaacagtcagaaatatttaaaagtGAAAAgccattaaaaaatatgaaatttgGATATTTAAGTAAAGATCTATTAAAGAGATATTTTGTTGATGATGTTGTATGTGATCATTATGATATggtaatgaaaaatattaaagaCATGGGGgggatattaataaatacaaatatatacaaattagttgaatattgttatatatattatatgtattctATGATAGTAGCAAATAGTAATATAGCAAGAATGAATggaattaattataatattcctaatataaataatgaaaataatttcatTACAAAATTACGATCAAATTTAATAGATGAAAATGTTTTAGCACGAATAATTGGAGGTTCAATTATATCTTCATatttcgaaaaaaataacaaaaaacgAGATTTCCGTCgtgtttttttaataataaaaaataaattgatTTCACGTTTAAATAAACTTTTTAAACatgttaattttattttattaccaTCATTACCTAGATCGAATAATATAAAGGGAGATTGTAACATGGATATTTCTTTATCatgtgaaaaatatttaaaaaataaaataaatttggaaaaaaaatgtcttgATAATATGAACAgcgataataatgataataaaaataaacataatttatGTATAGAAAATGACAATAtaagtaataaatatatgtacaataCATATATGAGAGAAATATTTTTGGTTATATCTTCTATTACAGGATTTCCAAGCATCGTTATTCCAACAGGGGAATTTactaaaaattttaatgagCCTCAATCTTTTCAGTTATTAAATTCGAAATTGAATGAACATGATTTATTAAAAGTTGCCTTAGCATACAAGGATAAGATGtgtgttaataaaaaattgctTCACAATTTGGAAAATAGGGCTAGTTAA
- a CDS encoding DNA replication licensing factor — MSLSSSDSSIFSDTDYGGSSEEDGDIINREETVENVKIYNKILIKLFLKNKKYYEQIKTIALNYISKLEDIEFFNVEKIVEEKNDHIYNFYFDTYDAIEYGENKLIYYIQNNFHKFIDVINNYSIPFFFRLVFLSCYFEVLRNEEIMRRNTPKKNQKKQPYKENNLEDNNFDDPDQNNEIIKNGNFNSIDNLIRMAENDMNISEKETNAYNKDKESPKEEAFTSLSQKLDQSKSSDNDNDQSNDDKLTKSKQPAKDEKKGIHFYDFIDYEFNKDKQLMEEIDLYSACLMKGILHSYKSFEFLRDSNIKSKINNCLKIIFDKHNIKLKCRIVNVPFLHNMHINNLQEIESNKYIGKFISTEGIITRVGEKKILEEYKKYRCMSCDHIIKKKAIPELYYNTQPVIKCQNIINTNTDPHKVDIMLYKNIFKGKNKDKIIGKGWTKGVAKENNYNKNKYSMKFKIRKNSMDHNNIQPGVVSQKVCNKTNFEFLENEVQRVDYQEIKIKETSNANIPFSITVVVLENLVGKYYPGKKVIINGIILRRWKRLYKDIRCDTELFIEANNIEVNELGNPKGNEILIDNDFTKSVHSLINESETGVKWKRLDQNNTIHNILLEKEKCGHNFQTDNCQNDVISNMNGSKIVRDTYITGMNFQNREIEREINIFEKYWFAFKDNKIEGKKNICESVCPNLYNCKISKLSVLLVLIGGNKINEFDSFYTENNRWKKYFNRSEENDESEENDKSGDSNLHDNMTKQKKGFENEQDAKATFSNDDNIYMRQNERKKKKKKNNNILYDSLKRKGGKRSKKIINPISVDNYHKRSLCHLLLVGNPGTGKSQLLKEIKNLTNICTNVSGMFCTTAGLTCAAIKEGNNFMLESGALVLADNGVCCIDEFCLMKTENKNAIHEAMEQLSISIAKAGIVDKLNCRCTIIGASNFEIHKNMNGTIDKCQDQVLIINLSYALLSRFDLVVITEDNDETDARVADCVLRQGEDETNLENRNDHNKEKLREDQETVNGAKIIHLENNGNDELAKYENDELAKCANDELAKCANSEQVRKFCDTKKKKITWPSEKLKEYIYYLKNNFFPNFTKSSKLILITYYSHLRKYNNGDNGTTIRSLESLIRLSEAHSKLMYNNIVTTDDVINIILLVELSLRSYKIGIKINGNNNILIAKTGIIENLKQILLTYNQMNHTFKLLDDILFDKNLYIYFKSIILNKLGLSEQDGVVHTDLQ; from the coding sequence ATGTCACTCTCGAGCTCAGACTCTAGCATTTTTAGCGACACCGATTATGGTGGTAGCAGCGAAGAAGATGGTGATATTATCAACAGAGAGGAAACTGTAGAAAATGTGAAAATTTATAACaagatattaataaagctatttttaaaaaataagaaatattatgaacaaataaaaaCCATAGCTCTTAATTATATTAGTAAATTAGAGGatattgaattttttaatgtagaaaaaattgtagaagaaaaaaatgatcatatatacaatttttattttgatacaTATGACGCAATTGAATATGgggaaaataaattaatttattatattcaaaataattttcataaatttattgatgttataaataactattccATTCCATTCTTCTTTAGACTCGTTTTTTTGAGTTGCTATTTTGAAGTTCTTCGAAATGAAGAAATAATGAGAAGAAATACgcctaaaaaaaatcaaaagaaACAACcttataaagaaaataatttagaagataataattttgacGATCCTGATCAAAACaatgaaattattaaaaacgGAAATTTTAATTCTATAGACAACCTTATTAGAATGGCTGAAAATGATATGAACATTTCGGAAAAAGAAACGAATGCATATAACAAAGATAAAGAAAGCCCAAAAGAAGAAGCATTCACCAGTTTAAGTCAAAAATTAGATCAATCTAAGTCTagtgataatgataatgatcaATCAAATGATGACAAACTGACAAAATCTAAACAACCTgcaaaagatgaaaaaaaaggaatacaTTTTTACGATTTTATAGATTATGAATTTAACAAAGATAAGCAACTAATGGAAGAAATTGATTTATATAGTGCCTGTTTAATGAAAGGTATTTTACATTCTTATAAAAGTTTTGAATTTTTAAGAGACAGTAatataaaatcaaaaataaataattgcttaaaaataatatttgataagcataatataaaattgaaatGCCGAATTGTAAATGTTCCATTTTTACacaatatgcatataaataatttgcaAGAAATAGaaagtaataaatatattggcAAATTTATAAGTACAGAAGGTATAATAACAAGAGtcggagaaaaaaaaattttagaagaatataaaaaatatagatgcatgaGCTGTGATcacattattaaaaaaaaagccaTACCTGAATTATACTATAATACTCAGCCTGTTATCAAATgtcaaaatattataaatacaaatacTGATCCTCATAAAGTAGATATTAtgctatataaaaatattttcaaaggaaaaaacaaagataaaataattgGGAAAGGATGGACAAAAGGGGTAGCAAAGGAAAATAattacaataaaaataaatacagcATGAAATTTAAGATTCGAAAAAATAGTATGgatcataataatattcaaCCCGGGGTTGTATCTCAAAAGGTTTGCAACAAAAccaattttgaatttttagaAAATGAAGTTCAAAGAGTCGATTAccaagaaataaaaataaaagaaacaAGCAATGCAAATATTCCATTTTCGATAACCGTAGTGGTATTAGAAAATTTGGTAGGAAAATATTATCCTggaaaaaaagtaataataaatggAATAATTCTAAGGCGATGGAAAAGACTGTATAAAGATATTAGATGTGATACAGAATTATTTATCGAAGCTAACAATATTGAAGTTAATGAATTGGGAAATCCAAAAGGCAATGAAATATTAATAGACAATGATTTTACAAAAAGTGTACACAGCCTTATTAATGAATCTGAAACAGGTGTAAAATGGAAACGTCTAGATCAAAACAATACTATCCATAATATCTTATTAGAAAAAGAGAAATGTGGACATAATTTCCAAACAGATAATTGTCAAAATGATGTAATTTCGAATATGAATGGTTCAAAGATTGTAAGAGATACGTATATTACAGGAATGAATTTCCAAAATAGAGAAATAGAAcgtgaaataaatatttttgaaaaatattggTTTGCCTTTAAAGACAATAAAAttgaaggaaaaaaaaatatatgtgagAGTGTATGTCCTAATTTATACAATTGTAAAATATCTAAATTGTCAGTATTACTTGTTTTGATAGGAggaaacaaaataaatgagTTTGATTCATTTTATACTGAAAATAATCgttggaaaaaatatttcaaccgaagtgaagaaaatgatgaaagtgaagaaaatgataaaagtGGAGATAGTAATTTGCATGATAACATGACAAAACAGAAGAAAGGGTTCGAGAATGAACAAGATGCAAAAGCTACATTTtcaaatgatgataatatatatatgagaCAAAAtgaaaggaaaaaaaaaaaaaaaaaaaataataatatactttATGATAGTTTGAAGAGAAAGGGGGGAAAAAGGtcgaaaaaaattataaatccAATTTCTGTAGATAATTATCACAAAAGGTCATTATGTCATTTATTATTAGTTGGAAATCCAGGAACAGGAAAATCACAATTgctaaaagaaataaaaaatctaacaaatatatgtactaATGTATCTGGAATGTTTTGCACAACAGCTGGGTTAACATGTGCAGCAATAAAAGAAGGAAACAATTTTATGTTGGAAAGTGGTGCACTAGTTTTAGCAGATAATGGTGTATGTTGTATCGATGAATTTTGTTTAATGAAAacggaaaataaaaatgctaTACATGAAGCCATGGAACAATTATCTATATCTATAGCAAAAGCGGGTATAGTAGACAAATTAAATTGCAGGTGCACTATTATCGGTGCATCAAATTTtgaaatacataaaaatatgaacggAACTATAGATAAATGTCAAGATCAAGTACTTATTATAAACCTTTCATATGCTTTACTAAGTAGATTTGATTTAGTAGTTATAACAGAAGATAATGATGAAACAGATGCTCGAGTTGCTGATTGTGTTTTGCGTCAGGGTGAAGATGAAACAAATTTGGAAAATAGAAATGATCATAACAAGGAGAAACTAAGAGAAGATCAAGAAACAGTGAATGGTGCAAAAATAATACACTTAGAAAATAATGGAAATGATGAGCTAGCCaaatatgaaaatgatgagCTAGCCAAATGTGCAAATGATGAGCTAGCCAAATGTGCAAATTCTGAACAAGTAAGAAAATTTTGtgatactaaaaaaaaaaaaataacatggCCTAgcgaaaaattaaaagagtacatatattatttaaaaaataatttttttccaaatttcACAAAAAGttcaaaattaattttaataacatattattcacatttaagaaaatataataatggaGATAATGGAACAACCATTCGTTCGTTGGAAAGTTTGATCAGATTAAGTGAAGCTCATTCTAAATTgatgtataataatatagttaCAACAGATgatgttataaatattattttgttagtTGAGCTTAGTTTACGTAGTTATAAAATTggtattaaaataaatggaaataataatattctaATAGCAAAGACTGGAATTATTGAAAACttaaaacaaattttattaacatataatcAGATGAATCATACATTCAAATTATTAGATGATATTTTgtttgataaaaatttatatatttattttaaatctATAATTTTGAACAAGTTAGGTTTGTCGGAACAAGATGGTGTTGTTCACACTGACCTACAATAG